A stretch of the Gossypium hirsutum isolate 1008001.06 chromosome D07, Gossypium_hirsutum_v2.1, whole genome shotgun sequence genome encodes the following:
- the LOC121219217 gene encoding tetraspanin-2 gives MGVSNNITAVLNIVALLCSIPIIAAGIWLDQKPDNACVHLIRWPVILLGFLILLVSLAGFVGAYRYKETLLAFYLCCMAILIALLLILLVFAFVVTRPDGSYDVPGKGYKEYRLDGYSAWLRDHVVDNKSWRKIKACLADTGVCPKLTQKFITADQFFAAHISPLQSGCCKPPTICGYTFVNPIQWTNPTNPTGDPDCYLWSNDQTQLCYNCNSCRAGLLGNLRTEWRKANIILIVAVVLLILVYVIACSAFRNVQSEELFSRRKH, from the exons ATGGGAGTTTCCAATAACATAACAGCAGTTCTCAACATAGTTGCTCTCCTCTGTTCCATCCCCATCATCGCCGCCGGCATATGGTTAGACCAAAAGCCCGACAACGCCTGTGTCCACCTCATCCGGTGGCCGGTCATCCTCCTCGGCTTCCTCATCCTCCTTGTCTCCCTCGCCGGCTTCGTCGGCGCTTACCGTTACAAAGAAACCCTCCTTGCTTTCTACCTTTGTTGCATGGCCATCCTCATTGCCCTCCTCCTAATTTTGCTTGTCTTCGCTTTCGTCGTCACCAGGCCGGACGGCAGCTATGACGTGCCCGGAAAAGGTTATAAAGAGTACAGGCTTGATGGGTACTCCGCTTGGCTTCGAGACCATGTGGTTGATAACAAGAGTTGGAGAAAAATCAAGGCTTGTTTGGCTGATACCGGTGTTTGTCCTAAGCTGACTCAAAAATTTATTACCGCCGATCAGTTCTTTGCTGCTCATATCTCTCCTCTTCAG TCAGGATGTTGTAAGCCACCAACGATCTGTGGCTATACTTTTGTGAACCCAATACAGTGGACGAACCCAACGAACCCAACCGGCGACCCTGACTGTTACCTATGGAGTAATGACCAGACCCAGCTCTGCTACAACTGTAACTCATGCAGGGCTGGTTTGTTAGGGAACCTAAGGACCGAATGGAGGAAAGCCAACATTATTCTAATTGTGGCGGTGGTGCTGTTGATTTTGGTCTATGTTATTGCTTGCAGTGCCTTTAGAAATGTCCAATCGGAGGAACTCTTTAGCCGCCGGAAACATTGA
- the LOC107932269 gene encoding glutamate-rich WD repeat-containing protein 1, whose amino-acid sequence MARTIKNPKKAKRKNKGSKKGDGASTSSSVPTIQPRVWQPGVDELEEGEELQCDPSAYNSLHAFHIGWPCLSFDIVRDSLGSDRKDFPHTVYFVAGTQAEKASWNSIGVFKVSNISGKRRELVPKKSSEDDPDMDGESSDSDDSEDEEEGGSGAPVLQLRKVAHHGCVNRIRAMGQNPHICASWADSGHVQVWDFTSHLNALAESETEGIQGSSVFNQAPLVNFRGHKDEGYAIDWSPVVVGRLATGDCKNCIHLWEPTSDSTWNVDPTPFIGHSASVEDLQWSPTEPHAFVSCSVDGTIAIWDIRIGKSPAASFKAHDADVNVISWNRQASCMLASGSDDGTFSIHDFRLLKDGNTVVAHFKYHKYPVTSIEWSPHEASTLAVSSSDNQLTIWDLSLEKDEEEEAEFKAQTKELVNAPQDLPPQLLFVHQGQKDLKELHWHAQIPGMIVSTAADGFNILMPSNIQSTLPSNGS is encoded by the exons ATGGCTCGCACtatcaaaaaccctaaaaaagctAAGAGAAAGAATAAG GGCTCAAAAAAAGGCGATGGAGCATCAACGTCTTCTTCAGTGCCGACAATTCAGCCAAGGGTTTGGCAACCAGGAGTTGATGAATTGGAGGAAGGAGAAGAGCTTCAATGTGATCCTTCAGCTTATAATTCACTTCACGCTTTTCATATTGGATGGCCTTGTTTGAG CTTTGATATCGTACGTGATTCGTTGGGTTCAGACCGGAAAGATTTTCCACATACGGTGTATTTTGTTGCAGGGACTCAG GCAGAGAAGGCTTCTTGGAACTCTATTGGAGTGTTTAAAGTAAGCAACATTTCGGGAAAAAGGCGTGAGCTGGTTCCTAAGAAATCTTCCGAGGATGATCCTGATATGGATGGTGAAAGTAGTGATAGTGATGATAGTGAGGATGAAGAAGAAGGTGGTTCTGGTGCACCGGTTTTGCAG TTGCGAAAGGTTGCTCATCATGGATGTGTTAACCGTATACGTGCCATGGGACAAAATCCTCACATATGTGCATCATGGGCTGATAGTGGTCATGTTCAG GTATGGGACTTCACTTCTCATCTGAATGCTTTAGCGGAATCGGAAACTGAAGGCATCCAGGGAAGTTCGGTTTTTAACCAGGCTCCGTTAGTTAACTTCCGTGGCCATAAAGATGAAGGCTACGCAATCGATTGGAGTCCTGTTGTTGTTGGAAGGCTTGCAACCG gGGACTGCAAGAATTGTATTCATTTGTGGGAGCCTACATCTGATTCAACTTGGAATGTTGATCCTACTCCGTTTATTGGACATTCTGCTAGTGTCGAAGATCTCCAA TGGAGTCCAACGGAACCTCATGCGTTTGTGTCGTGTTCCGTGGATGGGACTATCGCAATTTGGGATATCCGTATAGGGAAGTCACCGGCAGCTTCTTTTAAGGCACATGACGCAGACGTGAATGTCATCTCATGGAATAG GCAAGCTAGTTGTATGTTAGCATCGGGAAGTGATGATGGCACGTTTTCAATCCATGACTTTAGGTTGCTCAAG GATGGAAATACAGTGGTAGCTCATTTTAAGTACCATAAATACCCAGTAACATCCATCGAGTGGAGTCCACACGAAGCCTCCACATTGGCAGTTTCATCATCCGATAATCAGTTAAC AATATGGGATCTTTCTCTCGAAAAAGACGAGGAAGAAGAAGCGGAATTCAAAGCTCAAACAAAGGAGCTTGTAAATGCCCCGCAAGATTTACCTCCGCAACTTCTTTTTGTTCATCAG GGACAAAAGGACTTGAAAGAACTTCATTGGCATGCTCAGATTCCTGGAATGATTGTGTCAACTGCCGCGGATGgtttcaacatcttaatgccttCAAATATACAGAGCACTCTCCCCTCCAATGGCTCTTGA